GGCACGGCACTTTCTAGCTTACAATCTTGGGGTGGATTGCTGTCTCATTTTATCTTAGGAGTAAGGGGGGGTGAATTGCCACATCTGTTGGGGAAAGGTTACAAGATGTTTATTGATTGCACCTATTGCTTGAAGGAAAAGTTCAACAACAAAACAGACTTGATGAACCGCTGAATTGTCTTTGAAATAAACTCGCTGTCATGTCTGTGGAGCAAATATAATCTTGATTTGAACATATTTATTATTTTCTCAAGCCTTAAAGAGGGGAATTTACGGCTCATTGCAAACCTTTAGAGTAATCCAAGAAAATGATCATCCAGTAGCTATAGGCTGCTTAGGGAAATTTCAAGACATTATGGATGGTTTATTTGTTGCAGCACTCTTATTGCATTGATAAAACACCCTTTTTATTGTGAAAGACCCTCTTTCGCCGGGAAACATTAGATGACAGATTAGTTTTAGGGACTAGGGAGTGCAAAGTTCTTGACCCAGCCGCTGTTCACAAAATGCCTTTTCTGAAGCGGTTAAGTCTTCCGCTTCAATATCCCGACGCATTACCATGCCATTATGACCGGCTAGAAACCGCGGTAGTTGTTCGTATCCAATTAAATCTAGGGTTTCGAGGTTATAGGTGGCATAGGTCGTTTTTTCCAGAGAATCAAAGTCAATATCAACTACGGTAATTGTTTTTTGCGGAGAAAGATCACTATCAATCAATTGACGAGGTCCCGCCCCAATAATTCCAGTGTGTAATAACTGTAAGTCTCCCCGATGTCCCGGATAATAAGCATGATGATGTCCACTGATGTAAGTATGCACATCATATCTTTCTAGCATTGCTCTGAGATCGTCAGCATTTTGCATCACCTCTCCTGGACGATTGCGTCCTTGCGCCACGCCGTATAAGGGGAGATGTCCCAATAAAATTCGCATTTTTGCTTGTTGCGCTTCGGGACTGGCTAAGGCTTGTTCTACCCAAGCCAGCTTTTCTGGGGGAATGGAACTGGAAGACCCATCCCAAGTCAGGAAAAAGATATCATTGTGTTTAAACGTGTAATAAAAGGGAAAATCAGCGCGATCAATCAATTCTAAACCCGGATCATGGTCGGGATGATTCCAGTATTGAGAAGCTAAGTCTCGTTCTTGCTGAAACCGAAAATTGCCATTCTGATCCCTTGCACTCGACCCATCATGATTGCCAATGGTAAAGCCAAGGGGAAAATTTTGCTCTCGTAACGGACGGGCGACATGGTCATCAAAAGCATTCCACATCGCTTGAATTTGGGATGATGTTAAATCAGACTTTTGCCCAGCAACCATATCCCCGCCACACAGTACCAGATCCGGATGCCAATAGGGAATCAGCCCGATCCCTTGATCGACACTGGGAGGATAATCGGTTGCACCATAAACTGTATTCAAGTCACTAATCACAACCAATCGCACATCATGACGCGGTGGATTATAAAGATTGCCGGCTGCTTTAACAATTTGAGCCGTTTTTGGTGGAAGGTCAGCTGTTTTTTGCCCATCGACTCTTTCTGCACTGGCAGTCACAGTAACCAAAATTGT
The DNA window shown above is from Cyanobacteria bacterium GSL.Bin1 and carries:
- a CDS encoding metallophosphoesterase, giving the protein MSPVRFFVLLIATILVTVTASAERVDGQKTADLPPKTAQIVKAAGNLYNPPRHDVRLVVISDLNTVYGATDYPPSVDQGIGLIPYWHPDLVLCGGDMVAGQKSDLTSSQIQAMWNAFDDHVARPLREQNFPLGFTIGNHDGSSARDQNGNFRFQQERDLASQYWNHPDHDPGLELIDRADFPFYYTFKHNDIFFLTWDGSSSSIPPEKLAWVEQALASPEAQQAKMRILLGHLPLYGVAQGRNRPGEVMQNADDLRAMLERYDVHTYISGHHHAYYPGHRGDLQLLHTGIIGAGPRQLIDSDLSPQKTITVVDIDFDSLEKTTYATYNLETLDLIGYEQLPRFLAGHNGMVMRRDIEAEDLTASEKAFCEQRLGQELCTP